In Onychostoma macrolepis isolate SWU-2019 chromosome 12, ASM1243209v1, whole genome shotgun sequence, a single window of DNA contains:
- the LOC131551332 gene encoding uncharacterized protein LOC131551332 isoform X2, which produces MRLSLVSQHLLMFISVLSLITAQTSSPPPTTPPATTTTSATTTLAALPNDPCYNYTVLDDLRRATSNQLQSSYYGQYTSKLLCDQNVNWVGWYRLFIRGQSVQMPDTCVNQLSCGTHAPLWLNGVHPRIEDGVVTRSVCGHWNNNCCGFQSNPIKVKACPGGYYVYEFVRAVNCYLAYCADVRNITLNNDTGTPEPTLAAPAIFYPFGSAAGDANNTAVEDGSSSVIQLSSPFLFFGRTYRQIYVNNNGYLTFNQASNEYVPYSFPTEGSQDIIAGLWTDLDNRLRGVVSYRQYSSGNVLTRATQDINTHFPYLTFTASWVFVATWNKVAYYALTSTETSFQVVLISGRNFSFILMNYGDIAVTGHPVQAGYDTANSTEYFVIPGSINGSSISNLRNSSNVNVPGRWAFRVDGGSESNKDPCYKYTVLDDPWRSTDYRHPNITNYMCDAYVSWVGWYRLFINGQNAQMPDTCVSPLSCGTGGTMWLNGAHPTVEDGVVTRNVCGNWLNICCDFQFNIKVKACPGGYYVYEFVSPHYCYRAYCAEVRNINNLTVTPESAPAIFYPFGSAAGDTRNSAVEDGNSPVIQLLDPFLFFGRTYRQIYVNNNRHLTFNQASSEYTPYLFPSNRSQDVIAGLWTDLDNRVKGVVSYQQYTSGNVLTNATRDINTYFPNLNFNASWVFVATWNKVAYFNSTSTFLQETSFQVVLISGGNYSFILMNYGDIAVTGHPVQAGYDTINSTHYFVIPGSNSGSFISNLRIYSNVDVPGRWVFRVDSEPGNNILKYNVFGIRVRLSSFSDLTQNGNIEMLLQQMKQELVKRGLPNSIELKLRKLQKTKP; this is translated from the exons ATGAGATTGTCTCTGGTTTCACAACATCTGCTGATGTTCATATCAGTCCTGTCACTCA TCACCGCACAAACATCATCTCCACCACCAACAACACCACCTgctacaacaacaacatctgCAACAACAACACTGGCAG cCCTCCCCAATGACCCCTGCTATAACTACACTGTTCTGGATGATTTACGGAGAGCCACCAGCAATCAATTACAATCATCATATTACGGACAATATACCTCTAAATTACTGTGTGACCAAAATGTCAACTGGGTCGGCTGGTACCGTCTCTTCATTCGGGGTCAGAGCGTTCAGATGCCAGACACATGTGTTAATCAGCTAAGCTGCGGCACTCATGCCCCACTGTGGCTGAACGGAGTACACCCACGAATTGAGGATGGAGTGGTGACCCGTAGTGTCTGCGGTCACTGGAACAATAACTGCTGTGGTTTCCAGTCGAATCCCATTAAAGTGAAAGCTTGTCCAGGAGGTTATTATGTCTATGAGTTTGTAAGGGCAGTTAACTGCTATTTGGCATACTGTGCAG acgTTAGGAACATTACTCTCAATAACGATACTGGAACTCCAGAGCCAACCTTGGCAG CACCGGCAATATTCTACCCATTCGGCTCAGCGGCAGGAGACGCAAACAATACTGCTGTTGAAGACGGAAGCTCTTCTGTTATTCAGCTGTCAAGTCCATTTCTGTTCTTTGGCCGCACATACCGACAGATATAT GTGAATAATAATGGATACCTCACATTCAACCAGGCTTCAAACGAATATGTTCCCTACTCATTTCCCACTGAGGGAAGCCAAGATATAATTGCTGGTCTCTGGACTGACCTTGACAACCGCCTCAGAGGTGTTGTTTCATATCGTCAGTACTCCAGTGGAAATGTTCTCACACGCGCCACTCAGgatataaacacacatttccCATATTTGACCTTCACTGCTTCTTGGGTCTTTGTTGCAACGTGGAATAAAGTCGCTTACTATGCTTTGACCAGCACA GAAACATCGTTTCAAGTGGTTTTAATTTCAGGAcgtaatttttcatttattctgATGAATTATGGTGATATTGCTGTAACTGGACATCCGGTGCAG GCTGGTTATGACACAGCAAACTCCACGGAATACTTTGTGATTCCTGGATCAATCAATGGCAGCTCCATCtcaaacctcaggaactccaGTAATGTCAATGTTCCCGGTCGATGGGCCTTCAGGGTGGACGGTGGATCAGAGTCAAACAAAG ACCCCTGCTACAAATACACTGTGCTGGATGATCCTTGGAGATCCACAGACTATCGACATCCCAATATAACCAACTATATGTGTGACGCTTATGTCAGCTGGGTCGGCTGGTATCGTCTCTTCATTAATGGTCAGAACGCTCAGATGCCAGACACATGTGTTAGTCCCCTTAGTTGTGGCACTGGTGGCACAATGTGGCTGAACGGAGCACATCCAACAGTTGAGGATGGAGTGGTGACCCGAAATGTCTGTGGTAACTGGTTGAATATCTGCTGTGATTTCCAATTCAATATTAAAGTCAAAGCCTGTCCAGGAGGTTATTATGTCTACGAGTTTGTGAGCCCACATTACTGCTATCGAGCATACTGTGCAG aaGTTAGGAACATCAACAATCTTACTGTCACTCCGGAGTCAG CACCAGCAATATTCTACCCATTTGGTTCAGCAGCAGGAGACACAAGAAATTCTGCTGTTGAAGATGGAAACTCTCCTGTTATTCAGCTGTTGGATCCATTTCTGTTCTTTGGTCGCACATACCGGCAGATatat GTGAATAATAATAGACACCTCACATTTAACCAGGCTTCATCAGAATATACTCCCTACTTATTTCCCTCTAACAGAAGCCAAGATGTAATTGCTGGTCTCTGGACTGACCTTGACAACCGTGTGAAAGGTGTTGTTTCATATCAGCAGTACACCAGTGGAAACGTTCTCACAAACGCCACTCGGGACATAAACACATATTTCCCAAATCTGAACTTCAACGCTTCTTGGGTCTTTGTTGCAACATGGAATAAAGTCGCTTACTTCAACTCAACCAGCACA TTTTTGCAGGAAACATCGTTTCAAGTGGTTTTAATTTCAGGCGGTAATTATTCCTTTATTCTGATGAATTATGGTGACATTGCTGTAACTGGACATCCGGTGCAG GCTGGTTATGACACAATTAACTCCACACACTACTTTGTGATTCCTGGATCAAACAGCGGCAGCTTCATCTCAAACCTCAGGATCTACAGTAATGTCGATGTTCCCGGACGATGGGTCTTCAGGGTGGACAGTGAACCAGGAAACAACATCTTGAAAT ACAATGTTTTTGGAATTCGAGTGAGACTTTCCTCATTTTCAGACCTAACACAGAATGGAAACATTGAAATGCTTTTACAGCAA ATGAAACAGGAGCTGGTCAAGCGCGGTCTGCCAAACAGCATCGAGCTGAAGTTAAGAAAACTGCAAAAGACAAAGCCATAA
- the LOC131551332 gene encoding sushi, nidogen and EGF-like domain-containing protein 1 isoform X1: protein MRLSLVSQHLLMFISVLSLITAQTSSPPPTTPPATTTTSATTTLAALPNDPCYNYTVLDDLRRATSNQLQSSYYGQYTSKLLCDQNVNWVGWYRLFIRGQSVQMPDTCVNQLSCGTHAPLWLNGVHPRIEDGVVTRSVCGHWNNNCCGFQSNPIKVKACPGGYYVYEFVRAVNCYLAYCADVRNITLNNDTGTPEPTLAAPAIFYPFGSAAGDANNTAVEDGSSSVIQLSSPFLFFGRTYRQIYVNNNGYLTFNQASNEYVPYSFPTEGSQDIIAGLWTDLDNRLRGVVSYRQYSSGNVLTRATQDINTHFPYLTFTASWVFVATWNKVAYYALTSTETSFQVVLISGRNFSFILMNYGDIAVTGHPVQAGYDTANSTEYFVIPGSINGSSISNLRNSSNVNVPGRWAFRVDGGSESNKEYIIGLQAKLSSFSDLTDTGNLQTVLQQIKQELVKYGLPNSVELKLRKAQKIKP, encoded by the exons ATGAGATTGTCTCTGGTTTCACAACATCTGCTGATGTTCATATCAGTCCTGTCACTCA TCACCGCACAAACATCATCTCCACCACCAACAACACCACCTgctacaacaacaacatctgCAACAACAACACTGGCAG cCCTCCCCAATGACCCCTGCTATAACTACACTGTTCTGGATGATTTACGGAGAGCCACCAGCAATCAATTACAATCATCATATTACGGACAATATACCTCTAAATTACTGTGTGACCAAAATGTCAACTGGGTCGGCTGGTACCGTCTCTTCATTCGGGGTCAGAGCGTTCAGATGCCAGACACATGTGTTAATCAGCTAAGCTGCGGCACTCATGCCCCACTGTGGCTGAACGGAGTACACCCACGAATTGAGGATGGAGTGGTGACCCGTAGTGTCTGCGGTCACTGGAACAATAACTGCTGTGGTTTCCAGTCGAATCCCATTAAAGTGAAAGCTTGTCCAGGAGGTTATTATGTCTATGAGTTTGTAAGGGCAGTTAACTGCTATTTGGCATACTGTGCAG acgTTAGGAACATTACTCTCAATAACGATACTGGAACTCCAGAGCCAACCTTGGCAG CACCGGCAATATTCTACCCATTCGGCTCAGCGGCAGGAGACGCAAACAATACTGCTGTTGAAGACGGAAGCTCTTCTGTTATTCAGCTGTCAAGTCCATTTCTGTTCTTTGGCCGCACATACCGACAGATATAT GTGAATAATAATGGATACCTCACATTCAACCAGGCTTCAAACGAATATGTTCCCTACTCATTTCCCACTGAGGGAAGCCAAGATATAATTGCTGGTCTCTGGACTGACCTTGACAACCGCCTCAGAGGTGTTGTTTCATATCGTCAGTACTCCAGTGGAAATGTTCTCACACGCGCCACTCAGgatataaacacacatttccCATATTTGACCTTCACTGCTTCTTGGGTCTTTGTTGCAACGTGGAATAAAGTCGCTTACTATGCTTTGACCAGCACA GAAACATCGTTTCAAGTGGTTTTAATTTCAGGAcgtaatttttcatttattctgATGAATTATGGTGATATTGCTGTAACTGGACATCCGGTGCAG GCTGGTTATGACACAGCAAACTCCACGGAATACTTTGTGATTCCTGGATCAATCAATGGCAGCTCCATCtcaaacctcaggaactccaGTAATGTCAATGTTCCCGGTCGATGGGCCTTCAGGGTGGACGGTGGATCAGAGTCAAACAAAG AGTACATCATTGGACTTCAAGCAAAACTTTCCTCATTTTCTGACCTAACAGATACTGGAAACCTTCAGACAGTTTTACAGCAA ATAAAACAGGAGCTGGTCAAGTACGGTCTGCCAAACAGCGTCGAGCTAAAGTTAAGAAAAGCACAAAAGATAAAGCCATAA